Below is a genomic region from Xiphophorus hellerii strain 12219 chromosome 17, Xiphophorus_hellerii-4.1, whole genome shotgun sequence.
ttaacacaaaatacagtaaaaacataaaatgtaccATAGTATGCAGTCGTCCAAAGTACCAGATGTGCAACATGCCACAGAGAGCAGAATACACTCAACCAGGCTCTTAGCCTAACCGACTGCTGGTGTTGTGTATTTTGATGGTGTGGGGATAAATGACCTACTGAGGATCCCAGTCCTGCAGCCCAATCACAGGAACCTTTAGCTACAGCAGCTCTCTAGCCCAGCCAGGAAGGAGTGGAAAGGGGGCAACTGTTACAGATCGGGTTGCTCTGTGCCTTCCTCTAGTAGACCCTCTCAAAAACAGTCCAGACAGAGGATAAAACCAGAGCCTGTcctgacacttcctgttcttgtCAACTATCCACCACAGCAAACAAGAGATTTTGTAATGTGTTGACACTGGTCATCACATAAATCTCTTGTGTGCTATTCTTACCATCAAACACCAtccagatgtaaaaaaaaaaaaaactattttcctgCCCTCTTTATCAAAATTAATTGTTCTTGactattttttacaaaataaagacaCTTCTAAAAATGgttcatgtgttttttgttgtgtaaaattTTCCAAACACTTCACTGTATTCATCACAGTAATGCCATATAGATGTTTTATCCTTTACTAATTTCAAAAAGTGAAGAACATTTTCCACTGTGAAAGGCAGTAAGAGAGTGTTTTCTTACTCAAAGGAAAATGTGACGCCGTCCACTGAATATACAGTAACTCTCAGTGCTGGAGTGTCCCTCTGTGATTGTTGTGGTGGTGATGTACAACTCGGAGAATCCAGTGACGCTTGGAGATTTAGTGGTTTTCAGAACCACCATGTGGACCACTGCTGGAACCAACGAGTATAGGGATGTTGTTAAAGGAGGATGGCTATGATGGTATCCAACAGCAACATACAGCCATTTAGCCTGATCCAAACAAACAATTGTTTTCGACTTCATCATAGACTTTCCTACATAATGTGACTCTTGggttaaaatgcataaataatttCCTCATACATCTAACCTGACCTTGTTACAGTATcctccacatttattggcaGCTTGGGTAGCAGCCagtaaaatgtcaaactgaaaCAATTGGAAAAATCAAACCTTTAATTAGTTAATATTAACCAAGTTGGGGGGAAAAAGCACTTAAAGCAGAACATTGTTTACATAAGATGTGTTCCACAGAAATTGCCACTGATTTTTGTAGTAGAACAGCACTTCTCTTATAAAATCGCACAAAGTTGAAGTAAACCTTGTGCAACCAGTCGTCCATAAGGTTTACCAGTGACCGGTTGTTACATGACCTCTGCACATCCTCTATAGTCCAGTGTTTCCTCTGACGCTGTCTGTCAGCCCACAGGCTCTCTACTGGACCCTGTTCTCTGAACGGATACAGTCATGGAAGAAGCTTGATTTTGTTCCGATTTGATGACAGTCCTCTTGAATAACTCAATGAAGACCCATTACAGATCTCTTGTCTGCCACACACTACATGACATGACTCCCAGGGCTTCTAGAAAAGAAACAGGTCCCCAGCATGACAGCTCCTCCACCGTGCTCATCAGTGGGCCTGAGTTGTTGAGTAGCATTGATTGTTGTCCCTATGTGATATCGTCAAGTTTCTTGAGAGGAAGCTTCCCCAATGAATGCTTTTCTCATTCATTTCTGAACTCTGACAGGAAATGCAAAAGTAGACTGCTGCACTTAAATGATAGCAGAAAGTGTACAACATTAGGAACCTGCGGGTTTGGGCCTAAACTCATGGAAGGACTCACTGATCATCAGTGAAAGGCCAGGCTGGATGAGGTAGTCCCATCATCTGACTCTGTTTATAAAAACTCCCATAGGGATGATGAAAAGCTGCCACTCTGTACTCTGGAGCGTTCTTCTAACCGTCCAACAGAACTCTGCAGCCCACTCTCCTACTCGCCTCCCTGCTCCAGGACCTGGATGCTGGCCTTTTTGTTCCCTCTGTTTCCAGGCAGCTTGAGGTTCCTCTCCGTGATCTCAGCGACGTCTTCCTCAGACTCAGACTCAGACTCAGAcgtctcctcctcttcttctgatTCGCTGCCCGACTCATTCAGCTCCACCACAGCTACATCCTGGACAGACAGGAGCACATGATCTTTATCTGAACATTAAAACAACGGAACGTCCACTAATGTCTGCAGAACACCGCTAATCTGACGAGTGATTTGCCTTTGTCAAACATTATGGGGGAATTTGTATGTCTGATGTCAATGTTTCCAGGAGTTTCTGATCGTTTTACTAGCTGATAACCCTCTGAAGGAGGTGACTAACCTGACAGGTCTGCAGGTGAAGCTCAGCAAACTAGAAGATTGGAAAAGGttcatttgtttctgcaaaTCAAAAAGTGAAGCTTTCTGGCTCACAGAAAACACTGAATGTCTCAGAAAATTCAATCATTTTAgataaatagcaaaaaaaacatcaataaaaaaatcaatgcagGTATGTGGGACTACAGAAaggtacagtacagaccaaaagtttggacacaccttttaattcaatgagtttcctttattttcatgactattgacattgtagattcacactgaaggcatcaaaactatgaataacacatgtggaaatatgcactaaacaaaaaagtgtaaaacaactgaaaatagcccttatattctagtttcttcaaagtagcaaccttttgctgtgattacagctttgcacacactctgcattttcttgatgagcttcaagaggtagtcacctgaaatggttttcacttcataggtgtgccctgtcaggttaataagtgggatttcttgccttataaatagtcatgaaaataaagaaaacccattgaattagaaaggtgtgtccaaacttttggtctgtactgtatgtccaaCCACTCTACACTATATGAACTCAATACATGACAGGTGCTCTTTTTGCATCTCACATTACTCCTCTTCCTTGTTTACCTTTTATCTTTCCACctgattttccaaaaaaagCTAGTCAGAGTTTACAACAAGAAGGATGGAGCTGTAAACCATAActaatcctggaagaaaacctgcagaaccaGGGACAGTATTTGCTGTTTTACGTCCAAGCTTGATAACACTTTATGTGAAGGGACGTGCaaaagactgacatgacaccatcacaaacatgacataacacccgttatgaacatgaaggagtcatgaagtgtcattagGTAAATAGCGATACCTTTAacgcaaagttgcattaaaagtccattaaaagtgacCTTATTTACCAATGACACAACATAACAGTCAAATAtttatgaagactccttcatgtttataacacatgttatgtcatgttagtcttatgcacaccctgtcaaataaaatgctaCTCTTAACCTTAAACACTCTTCAGCTGAAGGCTGTagcgcacacgcacacacccccacccccacacacacacaaatgatCATACTGAGCGACACTCACCATCTCTATGACCCGTTCTGCCTCGTCCACGTTCTGGATGTCAAAGTGTCCTTCAGGagcctcctccagctgctgcttcagcttCTCGTTGGCCTCAGCCATCCGAGGCAGGAAGCTCTGCAGGCGCTCCAGAACTGAAGGGCAGAAAAGGTTTGAATATAAATGTTACGGGCAAACTTAAGGCCAGATGTTACAGGAGGAGGTCTCACCGCTGCTCCTTGGCACCCGCTCCGTCTGCAGGGATCGGCCCACTCCGGGCTTCAGGAGGAGCTTCTCACTGAGGCCTGgaggaaaaacagcagcaggtcaaacagagacagaaggaagaagaggaaACTTTTAACATCgcttttatctttcttttttatgctATGGTGGaaatgctgatgtttttagGTACATTTAGGTACTGAGAAATGGAAGCCTGCTGCAGAAAATATCCCCTCATCCCAAATGTCCAAAAGCGATGATTATATGAAGAGATCTTCTTTAGAGGTCTTTGCAAGAAGCATTAGGTTCtaaatgagctaaaaaaaattttttaaattaacataagATGtagcaattaattaatcaagTCTGATCAGAGATTAGATGATCAATTACTGCGAGATCACAGTTCTTCCTTTTCATGacttgcaacaaaaacaaagaactcCCACTGTTTGTGCTCcataaaatcagcagctggtaaaagcctgattggtgcatctaCAGTGGAAGGCAGACGCTGATTAATTGGTCAAAAATAATGTGACCACTGTAATAAATGCAGGAGATTTGGCCGTTTGCTGGTCTGAAGAATGCAGAATATCCAGATGGAAAAACATCAGCAGTGAACTTAGGGAAGCAACGCTGGCAGCTCATCAAAGTGGGAAGAGTTATGAGCTCATTTCTCAACTGCGGCTTGGACAGATGCAACCCAAGCAGAAAGACGTTGCTTTCTACACCAGTCAGTCATTTTACcactgtcttcagtcagaggcttcttcaaatacactgcaacacagactgctgcaggaggcTCTGTCACAACTGTAACCATTTGTCATAActcattttagaaaacaacaataGGTTGAAGAactacaacattttatttctagcCAACGTTTAGCCAGGTTTTATGGAATTAAACAGGACAAGCTAACTGGACTTATGTTTTCGTGCAGTTTTTCCATGCacgaaaaacatggaaaaactgCACGAGTTTCTATTTCTATTAAATAGATAAATCTTTactgtcattgtcacaagaacaacgaaatttaaaaggtgccatatATCTATGATAAAAGGACGTTGTCGAAACTATTGCTTCCGCAGTTAGCGTCCAccaaaacatgagaaaacaaCACCTGCTGTTTACTTATAGCCCTTAGATAACGCTGAGAACAATttcttaaaacatgtttttaacgCTGTTGACCCTATTCCTGAAAAGGTCGGTACACCGTTAGATTAGCTTCTCACAGTAAACGGTGTTTTacagaatagaaatatccttcaTTGTTATTATTCAACATCCAGTAATTCATAAAGAGTGAAGAAAACATTCATACCTCCACCGTTTCCACAAGACAGTAAAGACTGGGAAATAGTTTTCTTCGTGTTTAGGTCCATGTTGGAAGGAGAGTTTAACTCGGCATGTGTAACACATGTAGCTAACACCTGGCTACGATTTCCGGACCTCACCACACTTATATTTGTTTAGCACCACCTAGTGTTTAGGAAGACTCCTGAAGCTAAAACAAATCTATATTCAAAAATTGATTTCAGAATCtccttgaaaaaaaattaataaagctCTTATTAAGCTTCTTCACATTTAGATCAATTGTAATATTTGtcggtttgtttgtttttctcttaacAACGTGCACTACGTCTTTTTCCCTGCCGTACTACAATCCAAATAGCTGTGTGGCACTTTTTGTTTGGTCTGGCTAAGAGAGACTGTATGGTAAGAGGTATGACTCTGatctttttttacttcacataTTATTGTAGTTCTTTATCTTTAAATGGCAAGTTTAAGATTCTTTTAGAGTAAAAGTTTgagaaatgttatgttttaaataatctctGTGCAGTGTAGCATTAGCTTGTTTAGCTTTGACAGGTCAGGCAttgtgaaactgaaataaaaagaaaagaaacagaatgcTACTAAAGCATCATAttggaagaaattaaaaatcttaTATAAACTGTAGTCATCCACCTGGTAAATTTGCACATAACAAACGagcaataaaaattttttatatagCATAACTGACagctaaattaaaaaagagTTTCTACAAAGAAACAGTGTAGCTGAGCATATTTATGTTAATGGGACAatcataaaaaagtttttgtttttttgcatttttaaaaaacttgttTAGTACTCTATTATCACCTCATCTATCTACATATCCATCAGCACTGCAAACAAGACAGAGAGCTAATCCTTGACGTCGCCTACTCCCTACCTCACTGCTGTCGTTGTGAAGTTTATGTACCTTGTAAACACGCTTAACGTAGCTTCTGCGACCAGTTCCGTCATTTTCAAATGGAGTCTCCATCGTTTTTCATTGACGATCTTTGTTggcatttttttcctctgacgCGGCTGGCTGGTTGGCTGTCACGTAAAACTGGCATCTCTCCTCCGGGTCGAAAATCCTTTCTGACGAACAGGTAATTCcttggagaaaaagaaaaactaacaaaactgTAGATAttggaatattttattgatatttgtcGGGACAAGTTTTGTGAAGCAGCTTAGTGGTTCACGCGGAAGGTGTCGCGAGCAGCTTCCCTACTGTTTTCATTCCTGCACAGCTAGCTTACAGCTTCCGAAGATGTTTGGCTAATATAGACCACAGCTGGCAGCTTTTATCCAccctttttaaaagaaagttgcTACTAACGTGGTCAGCTGAAACTAATGGATGATTTAGAGGCACTTCCGACGGCTATAACTGGTTATTTCCTTTGTCATTATTGATAAgcaaattgtcaaaaaaaaatccataaggCTATTTGGAATATAAGGACACAGTCTAACTAAAGGAGTAGTgttagtttttggtttttggtgTTTCCCGTGCTCTCTGAATCCTGTTTGTAGAAGTTGTCAGCCCTCGAAAGTACTAAAGAGGAAGTCTTAAATAAGATGCAACTAAGTGTCTGCTATTTATCTGATAAAACAGCATTTCCTGCTCATAGTCATATCCCTTGAactttaacctttatttaagcTTCTGCGCAGCATAATAAAGCAGCACTGGGAGGCGGAAGCATAAGTATTCATGgtttttcagcttcagctcAGACTGATTTTAGGACATCTGTGAATATCAACCTTCCAATCCTTTCTTTCAACTCTGCCCGTCAGTTTGGGTTTAGGACCATTTCTCCATAGATTTAAAGTTGtgccattttttcccctcccatTTCCGTAAGTAACCTTTAACGGGA
It encodes:
- the nopchap1 gene encoding NOP protein chaperone 1, producing the protein TNISVVRSGNRSQVLATCVTHAELNSPSNMDLNTKKTISQSLLSCGNGGGLSEKLLLKPGVGRSLQTERVPRSSVLERLQSFLPRMAEANEKLKQQLEEAPEGHFDIQNVDEAERVIEMDVAVVELNESGSESEEEEETSESESESEEDVAEITERNLKLPGNRGNKKASIQVLEQGGE